A portion of the Cervus elaphus chromosome X, mCerEla1.1, whole genome shotgun sequence genome contains these proteins:
- the LOC122690113 gene encoding cancer/testis antigen 1-like, which produces MEPEAHGGGNMRAANEDAGAVAFAADTARGSHSVPGGAGGQDDPGDPAGPGDAIIHEIPGGVADLNNPRGPGAAGESDGTVGVIPQFPGAPQVPGPGGDAAPGAGILSNRPLQFSLTVPFSSHEEADNARHFLTRRTQLQGPIRKEIGVNGRMLVLRLTAEDHALLRRSIAFCLDQLSLVIWSLQHFVPPVSAKPQQGRGG; this is translated from the exons ATGGAGCCTGAGGCACACGGTGGAGGAAACATGAGGGCGGCCAATGAAGACGCAGGTGCTGTGGCCTTTGCAGCGGACACAGCACGTGGCAGCCACAGCGTGCCGGGTGGTGCTGGTGGCCAGGATGACCCTGGCGACCCAGCTGGCCCTGGTGATGCCATCATTCATGAAATTCCTGGTGGCGTCGCTGACCTGAATAATCCCAGAGGCCCCGGCGCTGCAGGAGAGTCAGATGGCACAGTCGGTGTCATTCCACAGTTCCCGGGGGCACCCCAAGTTCCAGGGCCTGGTGGAGACGCTGCACCTGGAGCCGGAATTCTGAGTAACCGTCCCCTCCAGTT CAGCCTCACTGTGCCTTTCTCATCACACGAGGAGGCAGACAATGCCCGTCACTTCCTGACTCGACGTACTCAACTGCAAGGGCCGATTCGGAAGGAGATTGGTGTTAATGGCCGCATGCTGGTTCT CCGATTGACTGCTGAagaccatgcccttctccggagGTCCATCGCCTTCTGTCTGGACCAGCTTTCCCTGGTGATATGGTCCTTGCAGCACTTTGTGCCCCCCGTTTCTGCTAAGCCTCAGCAGGGAAGAGGGGGTTAA